The Pecten maximus chromosome 11, xPecMax1.1, whole genome shotgun sequence genome has a segment encoding these proteins:
- the LOC117337165 gene encoding bolA-like protein 3 produces MFRRLFLTRQLPTLRWMRPYCEANGAPPTEAEQQLVGILKERFPTASYVEVTDISGGCGAMYEVLIEADSFQGKRKVAQHKMVTEALKEQIKDMHGLRITTKVPDVS; encoded by the exons ATGTTTCGTAGATTATTTCTGACCAGACAG CTTCCAACCTTGCGATGGATGCGTCCCTATTGTGAGGCTAATGGCGCCCCACCAACAGAAGCAGAGCAGCAGTTGGTTGGCATACTGAAAGAGAGGTTTCCTACTGCTTCTTATGTTGAGGTCACAGATATCTCTG GAGGCTGTGGAGCAATGTATGAGGTTCTGATAGAAGCAGATTCATTTCAAGGCAAGCGAAAAGTAGCACAGCATAAAATGGTAACAGAG GCACTCAAAGAACAGATAAAGGACATGCATGGGTTACGCATCACAACAAAAGTTCCAGATGTTTCTTAG
- the LOC117337164 gene encoding 2,4-dienoyl-CoA reductase, mitochondrial-like isoform X2 produces the protein MNVRHLSVSSPCRVGEQGKLFPVVRTPMLPENSFKGKTVFITGGGTGLGKGMTTMLARLGAQVVITSRRIDVLESTAAEISKETGSKVLAVAADVRKPETVEKAVDQCVEEFGLPHIVINNAAGNFISPSERLSPNAWKTITDIVLNGSAYVTLDIGKRLIAAGQGAAFLSITTIYAESGSAYVSPSAAAKAGVEAMTKSLASEWGKYGIRLNCLAPGPIHTVGAFSRLDPTGQFIDNVKEVMPVGRLGEVEELANLASYLVSDYASWITGEVVRFDGGEFIGRAGSFNELRQVTNEQWDIMEEMIRKTKGS, from the exons ATG aATGTACGCCATCTGTCAGTGTCCTCTCCATGCCGTGTTGGTGAACAGGGGAAGCTGTTCCCTGTTGTCAGAACCCCCATGTTACCTGAGAACTCGTTTAAGGGAAAGACAGTGTTCATAACAGGAGGAGGTACTGGTCTGGGAAAAGGAATGACAACAATGCTTGCTCGACTCGGAGCTCAAGTTGTCATTACCAGCAG GAGGATAGATGTACTTGAAAGTACTGCAGCTGAAATTAGTAAGGAAACTGGAAGTAAG GTGCTTGCTGTGGCTGCTGATGTGAGGAAGCCGGAGACTGTAGAGAAGGCTGTTGACCAATGTGTTGAAGAGTTTGGACTACCACACATTGTCATCAATAATGCTGCTGGAAATTTTATATCGCCATCAGAGAGACTTTCTCCCAATGCTTGGAAAACCATCACAGACATTGTACTAAATGGCTCAGCCTATGTAACTTTAGACATTGGCAAGCGCCTCATAGCTGCTGGACAGG GAGCTGCATTCCTTTCAATCACTACAATATATGCAGAAAGTGGATCAGCTTATGTCTCTCCAAGTGCCGCAGCCAAGGCAGGAGTTGAAGCCATGACAAA GTCTTTAGCATCTGAGTGGGGAAAGTATGGCATCAGATTGAACTGTCTCGCTCCAGGACCTATCCACACAGTG GGTGCATTTAGCCGCCTAGACCCTACTGGTCAGTTTATTGACAATGTGAAGGAAGTGATGCCAGTTGGGCGCCTTGGTGAGGTAGAGGAGTTGGCAAATCTGGCTAGCTATCTGGTCAGTGACTATGCTAGCTGGATAACTGGAGAG GTTGTAAGATTTGACGGAGGAGAATTTATTGGCAGAGCAGGATCCTTTAACGAGCTTCGCCAAGTAACAAATGAACAGTGGGACATCATGGAGGAAATGATTCGTAAAACCAAAGGATCTTGA
- the LOC117337164 gene encoding 2,4-dienoyl-CoA reductase, mitochondrial-like isoform X1, producing the protein MSAFCSRVAGKIRRTLRIQNVRHLSVSSPCRVGEQGKLFPVVRTPMLPENSFKGKTVFITGGGTGLGKGMTTMLARLGAQVVITSRRIDVLESTAAEISKETGSKVLAVAADVRKPETVEKAVDQCVEEFGLPHIVINNAAGNFISPSERLSPNAWKTITDIVLNGSAYVTLDIGKRLIAAGQGAAFLSITTIYAESGSAYVSPSAAAKAGVEAMTKSLASEWGKYGIRLNCLAPGPIHTVGAFSRLDPTGQFIDNVKEVMPVGRLGEVEELANLASYLVSDYASWITGEVVRFDGGEFIGRAGSFNELRQVTNEQWDIMEEMIRKTKGS; encoded by the exons ATGTCAGCCTTCTGTAGCAGAGTCGCCGGTAAAATTCGCAGGACCCTAAGGATCCAG aATGTACGCCATCTGTCAGTGTCCTCTCCATGCCGTGTTGGTGAACAGGGGAAGCTGTTCCCTGTTGTCAGAACCCCCATGTTACCTGAGAACTCGTTTAAGGGAAAGACAGTGTTCATAACAGGAGGAGGTACTGGTCTGGGAAAAGGAATGACAACAATGCTTGCTCGACTCGGAGCTCAAGTTGTCATTACCAGCAG GAGGATAGATGTACTTGAAAGTACTGCAGCTGAAATTAGTAAGGAAACTGGAAGTAAG GTGCTTGCTGTGGCTGCTGATGTGAGGAAGCCGGAGACTGTAGAGAAGGCTGTTGACCAATGTGTTGAAGAGTTTGGACTACCACACATTGTCATCAATAATGCTGCTGGAAATTTTATATCGCCATCAGAGAGACTTTCTCCCAATGCTTGGAAAACCATCACAGACATTGTACTAAATGGCTCAGCCTATGTAACTTTAGACATTGGCAAGCGCCTCATAGCTGCTGGACAGG GAGCTGCATTCCTTTCAATCACTACAATATATGCAGAAAGTGGATCAGCTTATGTCTCTCCAAGTGCCGCAGCCAAGGCAGGAGTTGAAGCCATGACAAA GTCTTTAGCATCTGAGTGGGGAAAGTATGGCATCAGATTGAACTGTCTCGCTCCAGGACCTATCCACACAGTG GGTGCATTTAGCCGCCTAGACCCTACTGGTCAGTTTATTGACAATGTGAAGGAAGTGATGCCAGTTGGGCGCCTTGGTGAGGTAGAGGAGTTGGCAAATCTGGCTAGCTATCTGGTCAGTGACTATGCTAGCTGGATAACTGGAGAG GTTGTAAGATTTGACGGAGGAGAATTTATTGGCAGAGCAGGATCCTTTAACGAGCTTCGCCAAGTAACAAATGAACAGTGGGACATCATGGAGGAAATGATTCGTAAAACCAAAGGATCTTGA
- the LOC117338416 gene encoding sex peptide receptor-like has product MNSSIENSTPTVEYYYYYDDNSPEVVSVAAPFIVPMMGYVYPIVAILTILMNGLVVTVFTRKMRTPTSIILVALAISDTLTCLCMLPDSVYLYTLKNYKTYLPYRWCVYRHYIVGDLYRVTRTWSNWITVVLGLQRYIVVRLPFKAKQISSSRNSIIACVVACVIAVTVHLNLFLFIEVHQLPVTSETNETLPDGCYLTVPEFYIEAVGDIGKAVWMYYLISGTFSRFLPCLLLLVSTCLLVYELRKGQRFVVTACQNASSKRNTKQITQFVVAILVIFLISELHDAVAFGIYVYEIASDRLASILTQKVDAIWDYTGVMLSLVGFQCNFWIYLLMSSQFRSALKSLCLSPYRQETETTTTSQSYLQENRSLIKVTKINSDK; this is encoded by the coding sequence ATGAATTCTTCCATTGAGAATAGTACACCTACTGTGGAGTATTATTACTATTACGATGACAATTCGCCAGAAGTGGTGTCGGTAGCCGCACCGTTCATCGTGCCAATGATGGGGTATGTCTACCCCATTGTCGCCATCCTTACTATACTTATGAACGGGCTGGTGGTGACCGTCTTCACCCGTAAGATGAGGACACCCACCTCTATCATCCTAGTTGCGCTTGCTATTTCGGATACTCTGACGTGTCTTTGTATGCTGCCTGACTCTGTGTACCTCTATACCCTGAAGAACTACAAAACCTATCTGCCTTACAGATGGTGTGTTTACCGTCATTACATAGTTGGAGATTTGTACAGGGTGACAAGAACATGGTCGAACTGGATCACTGTCGTTCTTGGCCTCCAGAGATATATTGTTGTACGCCTTCCATTCAAAGCTAAACAGATATCTTCCTCACGAAATTCAATTATTGCGTGTGTTGTGGCGTGTGTCATCGCTGTTACGGTTCATCTGAATTTGTTCCTCTTCATTGAAGTCCATCAATTACCGGTTACCTCGGAGACAAACGAAACACTCCCAGATGGATGTTATCTAACTGTTCCTGAATTTTACATTGAAGCAGTAGGAGACATCGGAAAAGCTGTGTGGATGTACTATCTGATATCCGGAACTTTCTCCCGATTTCTGCCATGCCTTTTACTGTTAGTTTCTACCTGCCTGCTTGTTTACGAACTCCGGAAAGGTCAACGCTTTGTTGTCACCGCTTGTCAAAATGCGTCAAGTAAGAGAAACACTAAACAAATCACACAATTCGTCGTAGCTATTCTCGTTATATTCCTGATTTCCGAGCTTCATGACGCTGTAGCTTTCGGGATATACGTGTACGAGATAGCCTCGGACAGGTTGGCTTCCATCCTCACACAGAAGGTGGATGCTATATGGGACTACACAGGAGTCATGCTTTCTCTAGTTGGATTTCAATGTAATTTCTGGATTTATCTTCTGATGAGCTCTCAGTTCCGGTCTGCGCTGAAaagtttgtgtttgtctccatACCGCCAGGAGACCGAGACAACAACAACTTCGCAATCCTATCTTCAAGAAAATCGTTCCTTAATCAAAGTCACCAAGATAAATTCGGACAAATAA